In one window of Candidatus Hydrogenedens sp. DNA:
- a CDS encoding prepilin-type N-terminal cleavage/methylation domain-containing protein has product MKKSKKGFTLIELLVVIAIIGILAAILLPALARAREAARRSSCQNNLKQWGLVFKMYCNETKGERFPRILVREGAQPIYRDCDVANPTYTTFQRSVFLAMGPDLTTLYPEYLTDPAIIFCPSDAQSTIKDVTNDATGENTAGWLCTNEHYGAAAIDESYIYIGWVLDRAKTTDNPMTLPPVPPLINQSVTGPGQVVELAMNTLVPVFMNPSQWPNLVDKDVPVTAGNGNGGGNVVYRLREGIERFLITDINNPAASAQAQSSVWIMLDHVSTKTEGFNHIPGGSNVLYMDGHVEFIRYVAEDPLNPTGAGTPPVNAGMAEVIGMFI; this is encoded by the coding sequence ATGAAGAAAAGTAAGAAAGGTTTCACACTAATTGAACTGTTAGTCGTCATTGCTATTATCGGAATTCTTGCGGCTATCTTATTACCTGCGTTAGCGAGGGCACGTGAAGCGGCGAGAAGGTCAAGCTGTCAGAATAACTTGAAGCAGTGGGGATTAGTATTCAAGATGTATTGCAATGAAACGAAAGGTGAACGGTTTCCACGAATTCTCGTAAGGGAAGGTGCTCAACCTATTTACAGAGATTGCGATGTCGCCAACCCGACATACACTACTTTCCAGAGGTCTGTATTCCTTGCGATGGGTCCTGATTTAACGACTTTGTATCCTGAATATTTAACTGACCCTGCAATAATCTTTTGTCCCTCTGATGCACAAAGTACTATTAAAGATGTTACCAATGATGCAACAGGAGAAAATACAGCAGGCTGGTTATGTACTAATGAGCATTACGGTGCAGCTGCGATAGATGAAAGCTACATATATATTGGCTGGGTTTTGGACCGTGCTAAAACGACAGACAATCCGATGACACTACCCCCAGTTCCTCCATTAATTAATCAGTCTGTAACTGGGCCTGGTCAAGTTGTTGAACTTGCAATGAATACCCTCGTTCCTGTTTTTATGAATCCGTCCCAATGGCCCAATCTTGTTGATAAAGATGTACCTGTAACAGCAGGTAATGGGAATGGCGGAGGGAATGTGGTATATAGACTTAGAGAAGGTATTGAAAGGTTCTTAATTACGGATATTAATAACCCTGCTGCTTCTGCTCAAGCACAGAGTTCCGTATGGATTATGCTTGACCATGTTTCAACCAAGACAGAAGGGTTTAATCATATTCCAGGAGGTTCTAATGTGCTTTATATGGATGGGCATGTAGAATTTATCCGTTATGTGGCAGAAGACCCATTAAACCCGACAGGTGCTGGAACTCCTCCTGTAAATGCAGGTATGGCGGAAGTTATAGGTATGTTTATTTAA